In Quercus lobata isolate SW786 chromosome 12, ValleyOak3.0 Primary Assembly, whole genome shotgun sequence, a genomic segment contains:
- the LOC115970272 gene encoding uncharacterized protein LOC115970272 — MDRIDKYKRVEEDQLQGKGKEKIIPHKRNDFRSERYNNNHLRRDFAGQFGLANTQMVNAVFREPVQQVLEKVKNEPFFKWPNKMAGDSSKRNQSQVNQEPRRDISLRPPIGTINVILTAPRRTGSFPSRVMSVARLSTEDNDRESKRSKKGALLVLGFSDEDKIGTIQPYDDTLVVTLRIGGFDVKRVLVNQGSAVEVMYPDLYKGLNLKLEDLTTYDSPLVSFEGKTVTPRGQIRLPIQTSSDMVEVDFIVVDAYSPYTAIVARPWLYALGVVSSTLH; from the exons ATGGATCGgattgacaaatacaaaagaGTGGAAGAAGACCAActacaagggaaaggaaaggagaagatcatccCTCACAAAAGGAATGATTTCAGGTCAGAACGATACAACAATAACCATCTGAGAAGAGATTTTGCAGGGCAATTTGGATTAGCCAACACGCAAATGGTTAACGCCGTATTCAGAGAACCGGTACAACAGGTTTTGGAGAAAGTCAAGAATGAGCCATTCTTTAAGTGGCCGAATAAGATGGCCGGAGACTCCTCAAAACGCAACCAGA GTCAGGTGAACCAAGAACCCCGGAGAGACATATCTTTAAGACCTCCCATAGGTacgataaatgtcattcttACTGCTCCGAGAAGAACCGGCTCTTTTCCCTCCAGAGTAATGTCTGTGGCTCGGCTCTCCACCGAGGACAACGATCGGGAATCCAAAAGATCTAAGAAGGGAGCCTTACTTGTGCTgggattctcggacgaggataagatTGGAACCATCCAACCCTATGACGATACTTTGGTAGTTACACTTAGGATTGGGGGGTTTGACGTGAAGAGAGTACTGGTAAACCAGGGCAGTGCtgtggaagtaatgtaccctgatctgtACAAAGGGCTGAACCTAAAGCTTGAGGACCTAACAACATATGATTCCCCTTTGGTAAGTTTCGAAGGGAAGACTGTTACACCAAGGGGACAGATCAGACTGCCCATACAGACCAGTTCAGAcatggtggaggtggatttcatTGTGGTCGACGCCTACTCGCCATACACAGCCATAGTGGCCAGACCTTGGCTTTACGCCTTAGGAGTCGTTTCTTCTACACTTCACTAG